AGTCCGTCCTGGACCTGATCGGCAACACGCCCCTCATCAAGCTCAACCACGTGACGGAAGGCATCGAAGCCACCGTCCTGGTCAAGCTCGAATACCTCAACCCCGGCGGGTCCATCAAGGACCGCATCGCGGCGAAGATGGTCGCCGATGCGGAGGCGAGCGGCAAACTCCAGCCCGGCGGCACCATCGTGGAGCCCACCAGCGGCAACACGGGTGTGGGTCTGGCTCTCGTGGCTCAGCAGAAGGGCTACAAGTGCATCTTCGTGGTCCCGGACAAGGTGGGCGAGGACAAGCGCGCCGTGCTGCAGGCGTACGGCGCTGAAGTCGTGGTGACCCCCACGTCCGTCGCCCCGGACAGCCCGCAGAGCTACTACGGGGTGTCGGACCGTCTGGTCCGCGAGATCCCCGGCGCCTACAAGCCGGATCAGTTCTCCAACCCCGCCGCCCCGGGCAGCCACTATGAGTCCACCGGTCCCGAGATCTGGCAGGACACCGACGGCAAGATCACCCACGTGGTGATCGGCGCGGGTACCGGAGGCACCATCACCGGCACCGGCCGCTACCTCAAAGAGGTCTCCGCGGACCGTCCCGCATCCGAAGGCGGCCAGGTCAAGGTCATCGGCGCGGACCCGGAAGGCTCCGTCTACTCCGGCGGCACGGGACGCCCGTACTTCGTCGAGGGTGTGGGCGAGGACATGTGGCCCGGCAACTATGACAAGTCCGTGCCGGACGAGGTCATCGCCGTCTCCGATGCCGACTCGTTCGCCATGACCCGCCGGCTCGCCCGTGAAGAGGGCCTCCTGGTGGGCGGATCCAGCGGTATGGCCGTGGTCGCCGCTCTGCGCGCGGCCAAAGACCTCCCGAAGGACGCCGTCGTCGTGGTGATCCTCCCGGACTCCGGGCGTGGTTACCTCGCCAAGATCTTCAACGACCAGTGGATGCGGTCCTACGGATTCCTCCCGGGCGCCGAAGAGGACACCGTGGGCGCCGTGCTGGAGGGGAAGAACGGGTCCCTGCCGGACCTGGTCCACATCCACCCCAACGAGTCCGTTCGCGACGTCATCAACATCATGACCGAATACGGGGTGGACCACATCCCCGTGCTCTCCGCCGAACCGCCCGTGGTGATGGGTGAGGTCCTGGGATCCGTGGACGAACGCACCCTGACCAGCAAGCTCTTCCGCGGCGAAGCCAAGATGACGGACAAGATCGCGGATCACATGGGGGAGAAGCTGCCCGTGATCGGCTCCCTCGAGTCCATCTCCGCGGCCCGCGCCCTGCTCTCCGA
This portion of the Arthrobacter woluwensis genome encodes:
- a CDS encoding cystathionine beta-synthase codes for the protein MKYAESVLDLIGNTPLIKLNHVTEGIEATVLVKLEYLNPGGSIKDRIAAKMVADAEASGKLQPGGTIVEPTSGNTGVGLALVAQQKGYKCIFVVPDKVGEDKRAVLQAYGAEVVVTPTSVAPDSPQSYYGVSDRLVREIPGAYKPDQFSNPAAPGSHYESTGPEIWQDTDGKITHVVIGAGTGGTITGTGRYLKEVSADRPASEGGQVKVIGADPEGSVYSGGTGRPYFVEGVGEDMWPGNYDKSVPDEVIAVSDADSFAMTRRLAREEGLLVGGSSGMAVVAALRAAKDLPKDAVVVVILPDSGRGYLAKIFNDQWMRSYGFLPGAEEDTVGAVLEGKNGSLPDLVHIHPNESVRDVINIMTEYGVDHIPVLSAEPPVVMGEVLGSVDERTLTSKLFRGEAKMTDKIADHMGEKLPVIGSLESISAARALLSESDTIMVTFVGAPVGIVTRHDLLAYLSN